Within Natator depressus isolate rNatDep1 chromosome 6, rNatDep2.hap1, whole genome shotgun sequence, the genomic segment TCTATCCTTTGTAATTATGGTCAGAACttgttttcccctctctccctttgCTCTGTGATGGGAGCTAAGGGATGGCACTGATCCCAGCTTGCAGACCCATTGGTTAGATGCACTCTGGGGCACCCCGAAGTTTCCATCCTGGCTGAGCACAGTCTTACCTCAAAATCATTCCCCTTGTTATAGTGCATGTTGAGGGCTCTGAAGAGCTCAGAGTCCCGAGAAACCATCAGGTGtttggaatccgtgacttcctcCAAGATGGCTTGCCGGGCAAACTTCTCCATCTGGATGTAGTAAAACTCACGGAAGTTGCTGAACCACTTGATGAGCTGGGAAGTGATGCAGCGGTTGAACTGTGAAAGGACATGCACCAGAGGAGCAAGGAAGAGTTAAACCCCTGTTCCCACTGGGCGCCATGAGAAGGAACCAGAtttcagcaaagaaaataaatgtagaaATCTTAGACACCAAAAATATGAAAGAACCCATTCCAGCTTCCTCAAAAACACAAACCCCCAGCCCCCGACAGTCACATGGGGAATGACTGGGTGAAGTTCAATGATCATCTGCCAACAGAGAAGGAAAGATTCTCCTTGTATTTTGCCTAGGAGGAGAGTACAGTCCAGGTACATATGTCACAGATGGTGCCCAGGAATCTTAGCTTAAACTTTCCTTTGATCCATCAgccctggcaaaagcatcccaTCTAGCCATGCCCCATGTCCTTTGCACAGGGATGAGTATGTGCAGCAGGGGTAGTTGTTATGGCTGCAGAGGACCATCTGGATGCTCATTCCTACCCCGAGATTTTGACCATCCTTTCCTCTGTTCTATCCCCTGcgtacacacacactttttgaagCAGCTGCTGTCCCTGCACCCAAACTATCGCTGGCAAGGTGGGGAGAGCCCAATGAGAAGACAGTGCTGCTCCATAATCAGCCATAGGGGCCGCTAAAGCACATAGAGAACCTACAGCATTGTGAGCTCGTGCCCTCTAGCATGAGATAGTGTAACCCAGGGTATTAGGCCAGTAAGCAGTGTTGCCACCCTAGGCAAGGTTTCATCATCTGGGCTACTTTTGAAAGGCCTCGACGACAAACAATCTTGAATCTGCAACAGGCAGCTTTTTATGCGACAGTGCGACCCTGCAGTGCAGACTACAGAGGGGTGAATTGCAGCATGCACATAAGTTTGAAGAGGGTTATGTTCATGCAAACTGGGCATCTGTTAGTTCATATCTGCAGCgtccggggggggaaggggggggcgggggattaCATGCAGCGTTCTTCTGCGAACTGCAGTTCACATCCTCATACTCAGCACTGCAGGGCTCATGTAGACAAACTCTTAgagccctgctgctccccagtCGCGGTCTCTTTGCTGTCATCTGTTGGCCGTTTGAATGAGCAGATACTGAGGTGTATGTGCAGCTGGACTAAGTCCACCTCTCCCAGACAGCAGAAGCCACGTGGCACATGAACCTTTGGGAACAGAACTCTCCTGGCTGTGGTAAAGCAGGGCTTCCGTTTggccagggtgaccagatagcaagtgtgaaaaatggggacactttttttttggggggggggtatagttgcctatataagacaaagcccctcaGATCAGGACGGTCCTGATAAtttcaggacatctggtcaccctacttttgGCTGTGGGATGTCTCCAGTCGGGCGGGGTGGTAGCCAATGGGGCGGGCAGCAATGGGGTATAAACCCAGAAGTGGCCCGCGTGCAAGTGAGCAGCCACTGCCAGTGTTGCCAACCATGGTGATTTCTTTGAaatggcaaaaattggggcttttGGAAGCAAACTGTGATTTGGTGACTTTTGGGTTACTTTTCACATGCGATCGGCAAAAACGGGAGCTTTGAGGTTGGCAGCACTGCCAGTCAGGCTTGGTTGGCAGCAGAGCTGGGTTAAGCAGCTGTACCTGGACATCAGGAAAGTAGGTTTTcaacagagtggagctggggtaGCGAGTGAAGAAGAACATCAGCTTGGCCTTCTTCAGGTGGCCAGGGGTCAGAGCCTCCTGGATTTACTCCAGAGTCAAGGAAAAGCTGTTTCCTATTTTCCTGCACATACAAATCATTGAATTTGCACAAGGCCAGACACTCCTAAGGATGCCTCCAGCATGCCTGTCTTTACCTATGATGTCTCTTCTGCACAGACAGCCCACTCTCTGCTGTATGGTAATGGGGGTGATGGAAGAAGGGTGCTTCCTGAGGAATCCACATCTGAGGGAGTCCTCTAATTATCTGACCCCAATAAAGACTCCACTAGTGACCACTTCTCCCCTTGACAGTCCCAGGAGAGTTGCAGCCAGCAGGAGCCCCCACCCTGGCTGACAGTAATGTGAACATTTGTGGAAAATCGGTTTTCAGTGCCCGGATCATGTGGCCACCAAGATTTAAGAAATGGCCTGAGAATGGGATTGTGAGTCAGGAGcgcttgggttctattcccagctctgtcactgacatcCTCTGGGCCTGGGGAAAGTCACTCCACCTGTGTGTCTCAGTAGCTTCACATGTAAAATAAAGACATTGATACCCATTTACTCTACCTCAGAAGGGAGAGGGATAATATGTTagtgtgtgtaaagtgctttggaatgtgatgtatatagggttgccaactttctaattgcacaaaattgaacacccctgccccgccccttccctgaagccccacctctgccccaccccttctttgaGGCCCTGCCtatgctcactccatccccctcccctccgttgctcactctcccctaccctcactcactttcaccaggatggggcagggggttgtggtgcgggGGCAGGtatgggctctgtgctgggggtgcaggctctgggatgaggctggggatgaggggtttggggtgcaggagagggctcagggctggggcaggaggttgtgggggtgcaggctctggaagggagtttgggtgcgggagggggttcatGGGGCGGAGGTCCCGGCAGCATTTACCACGGTTCCCAGGAAGCAgacgccaggtccctgcagcccctaggcgcatAGGCAGCCAGagaggctccacacgctgccatCACACCTGCAGGAGccacccccatagctcccattggtcgcagtcCCCAGCCAGACCTGCGGAGCCAGCACTTAGGGCGGGGTCAGCGCGCGGAGCGTCCCTTGCCTCCCATGCACTtaggggctgcaaggacctggcagccacttctgggagtcaCACAGAactagggcaggcaggcagcctgctttagccccaggcccccgctgcgctgctgatgggacttttaacggcccggtcagcagtgccaATCAAAGCCGCCAGgctcccttttcgaccaggcattccagtcaaaaaatggacacctggcaaccctaacattGGATGTGTTGAGCATTAGCACCAAAATGGGCCTTTTGCTAGTCCACTGGACAGTTTTGCTAAAAATCAAATGTGTTCACTCCGGGTGGGCAGAAAGCTTCAGTCCATGGGCCTATCTTGGGGAGCATTGGTCACTAATGGGGTCTCTGCTGGGATCCGATGGGAGAGGGAGCTCCTGCAAGCTGAGAACTCAAAGAGTCTTCCACAATGAGATTTCTCTGAGTCTTTCGCATGAGCAGGGTTAGCTAATAGTGCCACCTTCTGGTAAACCAGGAGTAACAAAAGTGaacagaaaaaaggagtacttgtggcaccttagagactaaccaatttatttgagcataagcttttgtgagctacagcttacttcatcggatgcattcagtggaaaatacagtgaggagatttatatacacacaaaacatgaaaaaatgggtgtttatcatgcacactgtaaggagagtgatcacttaagatgagctattaccagcaggagggggcggggggggagagaaaactctttgtagtgataatcaaggtgggccatttccagcagttaacaagaacgtctgaggaacagtggggggggagggaataaacaaggggaaatagttttactttgtgtaggtttcagagtaacagccgtgttagtctgtattcgcaaaaagaaaaggagtacttgtggcaccttagagactaacacatttatttgagcataagcatccgatgaggtgagctgtagctcacgaaagcttatgctcaaataaattggttagtctctaaggtgccacaagtactccttttctttttactttgtgtaatgactcaaccactcccagtctctattgaagcctaagacgttcttgttaactgctggaaatggcccaccttgattatcactacaaagggttttctcccccctcccccccccccactctcctgctggtaatagcttatcttaagtgatcactctccttacagtgtgcatgataaacacccattttttcatgttctgtgtgtatataaatctcctcactgtattttccactgaatgcatccaatgaagtgagctgtagctcacgaaagcttatgcccaaataaattggttagtctctaaggtgccacaagtactccttttctttttgcgaatacagactcacacggctgctactttgaaaagtGAACAGAGCTCAGTACAGCCCTCCTGAATGGAGGAGAGGGAGCTTATGTGTTAGGCCTTCAGGAGGGTTCAGATCTGAGTCAGCTGGTCTCTTCTGCCCAGGCCCCTCTGCCAGCACAATGTGAAAGGGGAGCCTGATGCCCTGCTTTCTCACAGTAGTACATGAAACCCTGTTAGTTAACCAGCCCCTGTACTGTCTCAGGTTCATGCATGTAGGTGAGGGGGCAACCTTAAGAGCAGCTACTCATGTTTGAGGCTCTAACTGCTGATCTTTAATGGTCACTAAAGGATATATGGACTGAGGAGAAGGGCATCCCATCCATCACAGTCTGCAGCTCTCCACATTCTGCCTTCCTGGCTGGAAGAAGAGTCAAATTTTCCATTTCAGTGGTGTTAAGGGACATTGGATATTGCTGGTGTCTCATGACTGATGACTTCAATTTGACTGCTCTCCAAGGTAGATCTAGGGACTCTTGAGAAGACCAGTCTGGGGAAGAGGCAATTCTGTGAGGACTGCTGTTCCAATGGCTATTTTGACTGTACTCTAGTAGCTGGCTAAGAATCTGTTTTTCTTGAACTTGAGAAGTCATGACCAAGGGATGATTCATGTTAGGCACATGGCAGGGTTTTCTAGCTATTCTTGAACTGATTGGGTGAGCATGAAAGTCTGGAGACTTCTCCATGACTAGCGACAAGGCCTCTGTGTGGGCTTCAGTCAGTGAGTTTACCAAATTTTGGGAGGAAGCCCCAGGAAGCCATTTTCTGCTGGAGTATTCCTCAGTGGCAAAATCCTCTCTTCTGCTGTCTGACACTGAGATTGGGAGGCTGTTGTACAGCTGAGCCAGATGGCCTGATGGCTTGgacaatatttgttttaaaaccgTGTCCACCGTCTGAGATACCACTGTGGCTAGCTCATGCTTTAATGTCTCAGAAAAGGTTCTTTCTTCAGAGGACAGTTCACCCAGATCCCCCATTCTCCTTTCTTCTTCTGACACTTTGTGTTCTTCCATCTCTGAGATGCTCCTCCGAAGAAGAGTTGTGTGTTGGTCACTGGTAGCAGACTGACGGCTTTCATTTAGACTGTCTCCACACTTCCCCTTCAGTAAGTGCATAGTCTTCTCCATCCGTTCATAGCTTTGATCTGAATCACTGAACTCATAAACCTTCAAGAATTTCTCTTGAAGCTGCCTCAGCTGTTGCTGCAAAACTTGAAGCTGTTCCTTCAGTTGGTGGCACTCCTCTGCCTTGGCACtgctcctgcctcttcctgcaaGCTGTGCTACATGTGGGCTTTGCTGCTGGGGAAGCTTCTGCTTTCTCTTGTTCTCCCTGTAGTTCTCACTTCTTTTCTCCACAGGGCgttctctgtctctttccccaTTGGTACCAAGTGTGATAGGGTTTGGTGAGAGGCTCATACCTCGGATAATGCTTTCCACTCTGGCCCTCTTAGCTCGTAAGTGTTCATTATAGAACTGGTCTGTGTCACCAAAACTGGAGATTGGAGTATAGCACAGAGGGGAGGCCAGGGTTGGTGTCCCTTCCTTAAAAGATGGGCAGTCCCTGGCTTCCTGGGGTGATTCCGTTGTCTGCAAGGAAGGGAAAAGGAAGTTTGGATCCAGGCTCCTGTTAGCGATTGTCTGGTTGAGGAGTTGTGATATGATGGACACACTGGGGGAAGAGAACAACGAGTCTCTTTGGAGACAGGGCTCTTCTTTCTGCCCACCTGCGTGTCCTGAACTCGAGCTATCTCCATCCTGCTCAGAGACACAGCTCCCATTCATAGTTTTTTCCACTCTTGAAGATGAAGACCTGACACTCAACAGTTGCCACTCAGCAGTTGTTTCGATGACGGTACTTGTTATACGGGAACACCCTAGGACCTGAGGACTGCTGATGTGCCCGCTGTTTCTGAGAGCTGGAGCTGAGAAAAGAGCAAGAAATGTTACGCAGTGACCTCTACTATGTCAGCTCTCCATTTGTGTGGGAACATTTCCTCCTCACTGATTCCCTGTGATTGATTCTCTGCGACCTCCCTACTCAACGGTAACCCACTTCACCCACCAGTGCTGAAAAGCCTCCAGCCAGTTAAAAACATGTGAGCTTACCTGTTATACAATGCAGGACAGCACGAGCACACCTTCCTGGTGTTCGGGACAGTACAAGGGCTCCCCATTCAATATATGATCATTCATGGTTCGGGCCCAGGTTCTCTCTGCAGCCACGGTATTTGCATCCCCAGGAACAGTGGAACTGTCAGCTACAGGAGGCAGAACTTTCTAAGCAGCCAGCCTGTAGTTTCGGATTATCCTTCCATGAGAGGTTAAAATGATCACAAATCTCATTGCTGCCTTCCTTGCCAGAGCTTCccaataaataatattaaatgtCTTATACACCCTTCCCCACAATCCAGAGCAAGAGAATCCTAGACAATGTGTGCAACGTAAATGCCTAAAGAGAGACAGAAGATAGGTAGACAGAACCACAAAACCGCATTGATTAAACCACACGGTGGACCCATGGAATTCcgtaaggcactcagatacagTGGTGATGAGCATAGTATAAATACCCAGAGAGATTTCAGATCCAAACTCTGTTTCAACCAAGCCTTGGTAGAGGTTCTCTGAGGTGCCCCTTAGCTCAGGAAAGGGAGCTTAGGGCTGTATCCTTGAAGTTCCTCAGCTTGAGGTGGGTGTTGTAAGAAGGTGGCACTTAGGGGTACACTTCAGCTCAGACTGTCC encodes:
- the LOC141990146 gene encoding prospero homeobox protein 2-like yields the protein MNGSCVSEQDGDSSSSGHAGGQKEEPCLQRDSLFSSPSVSIISQLLNQTIANRSLDPNFLFPSLQTTESPQEARDCPSFKEGTPTLASPLCYTPISSFGDTDQFYNEHLRAKRARVESIIRGMSLSPNPITLGTNGERDRERPVEKRSENYRENKRKQKLPQQQSPHVAQLAGRGRSSAKAEECHQLKEQLQVLQQQLRQLQEKFLKVYEFSDSDQSYERMEKTMHLLKGKCGDSLNESRQSATSDQHTTLLRRSISEMEEHKVSEEERRMGDLGELSSEERTFSETLKHELATVVSQTVDTVLKQILSKPSGHLAQLYNSLPISVSDSRREDFATEEYSSRKWLPGASSQNLVNSLTEAHTEALSLVMEKSPDFHAHPISSRIARKPCHVPNMNHPLVMTSQVQEKQILSQLLEYSQNSHWNSSPHRIASSPDWSSQESLDLPWRAVKLKSSVMRHQQYPMSLNTTEMENLTLLPARKAECGELQTVMDGMPFSSVHISFSDH
- the LOC141990147 gene encoding prospero homeobox protein 2-like, which produces MFFFTRYPSSTLLKTYFPDVQFNRCITSQLIKWFSNFREFYYIQMEKFARQAILEEVTDSKHLMVSRDSELFRALNMHYNKGNDFEVPDRFLEVASRTLREFFSAVRTGKDSDPSWKKPIYKIISKLDSDIPDVFKSSSCLQELLQS